One Luteitalea sp. genomic window carries:
- a CDS encoding acetamidase codes for MGSGTVCPARLEAIVMRHRAARSESRRQPTCIAISYQGLVYWHRRDIEKELSMRMLTCLAGAVLLVGGAARAETHRLTPTVGHRTFAARPPVLTIKPGDVVESETLWGEWYEKAGGKWPGEVGPIAIEGAEPGDTLVVEVLQVQPNRDTAVSTQGGTFGALVPDSGTAFLNESFPRGRYIWRLDREKMTGTLDMPASRMTSITVPLRPMLGRVAVAPPGEEAFDGLWPGRFGGNMDISDVHEGTTVYLPVFHKGALFYFGDGHALQGDGEVCGSGLETSMKVAFRFNLLKGKSITWPRLEDEQFLMVAGSARPLTDALRIAYVELIKWLVDEHGFDKQDAYQLVSQVGVVRVAQVVDPIYTVVAKFPKQYLPR; via the coding sequence ATGGGCTCAGGGACGGTTTGCCCAGCGAGATTAGAGGCCATCGTCATGAGGCACAGAGCGGCGAGGAGCGAGAGTCGAAGACAACCCACGTGCATAGCGATATCGTATCAGGGCTTGGTCTACTGGCATCGTCGTGACATTGAAAAGGAGCTGTCCATGAGAATGCTGACCTGCTTGGCCGGGGCCGTGCTGCTGGTAGGGGGCGCGGCGCGAGCGGAAACACATCGGCTGACGCCAACTGTCGGCCACCGCACGTTTGCCGCGCGGCCACCGGTGCTGACCATCAAGCCGGGCGACGTGGTCGAGAGCGAGACGTTGTGGGGCGAATGGTATGAAAAGGCAGGCGGCAAGTGGCCCGGCGAGGTCGGTCCGATCGCCATCGAGGGTGCGGAGCCCGGCGACACTCTCGTTGTCGAGGTGCTTCAGGTGCAGCCCAATCGCGACACCGCCGTGTCGACCCAGGGCGGCACGTTTGGCGCGCTGGTGCCGGACAGCGGCACTGCATTTCTCAACGAGTCGTTTCCGCGCGGCCGATATATCTGGCGACTCGATCGCGAGAAGATGACGGGGACGCTCGACATGCCAGCCAGTCGCATGACGTCCATCACCGTGCCCCTCAGACCCATGCTCGGCCGTGTGGCGGTGGCGCCCCCGGGTGAAGAGGCGTTCGATGGCCTGTGGCCAGGACGATTCGGCGGCAACATGGATATCTCGGACGTGCACGAGGGAACGACGGTCTACCTGCCCGTCTTTCACAAGGGCGCGCTGTTCTATTTTGGCGATGGCCATGCTCTTCAGGGCGACGGAGAGGTATGCGGCTCTGGTCTCGAAACGTCGATGAAGGTGGCGTTTCGGTTCAATCTCTTGAAGGGAAAGAGTATTACCTGGCCGCGTCTCGAGGACGAGCAGTTTCTCATGGTTGCTGGCAGCGCGCGTCCCCTGACCGATGCGCTTCGTATCGCGTACGTCGAGCTCATCAAGTGGTTGGTCGACGAGCATGGGTTCGACAAGCAGGACGCGTATCAGCTCGTGTCACAGGTTGGTGTCGTCCGCGTCGCGCAGGTCGTGGACCCCATCTACACGGTGGTCGCCAAGTTCCCGAAGCAGTACCTGCCTCGATAA
- a CDS encoding TonB-dependent receptor plug domain-containing protein, translating to MVKRFLIVVCAAAMCAVLMGPAPRVWAQGTTSRIGGAVTDTSGGAIPGATVTLTNESMGVSFTTITSGTGVYVFEAVGVGMYTVKVELDGFKTFVAPGTIVNIGTPATVNAVLETGSLTETVEVTAAAPAVQTTDSGNYGSVIDQRSVESLPIIGGRGRNPLELVLTQPGVVSGANTGGGTHVHGARDRAWNFTLDGIDTNESSAGGSNFSPLRTNPDAITEFKVLTGNFTAEYGRNSGGQVAMVSRSGTNEFHGTGFYFARRPQFNANEWENNFSDLPKAEERLNISGFSVGGPIRRSKTFFFGNVQILRGQQQHTLTRNVYTESARQGIWRYVPGGRNAPAGVSGASVDSSGNPIVGVASYNIAGKDPQGIGLDQQVQGLIGETPLPNDFSVGDGLNLAGYTWNPEEEEEQHDVLLRVDQVLGPKHYAFARVAWGQQNTLCDEVNDGTAPFPGLSCLVDTERSPLNVAASWRWNPVGSVVNELVVGGNHFTFDFVTPEAQPGLVDLTFGDITMPHGFQIGNLRTVNTYQIVNNTTYVRGAHTFKGGLNFRYQQHKDVRGSVGTTNVNAIVNFDDDVNTVDSAVFGLPSDIDVENDLPDLRDSVNFLLGRVGTVAQGFVQQGDGYAPGGTPFNYDARFPELDLYLQDNWKIRPNITIDAGLRWELKMAPSNPENLILRPNQRVAVAEPPSNALTWVQESLYDDDINNLAPSVGVAWDVGSDGKSVVRGNYRIAYDRINTFVLSSTIFQSIPGITRTETNTEFGQNGGRLPNLPTLQPTGQPEDFVTPPPVSNSSIHVMDTEFEAPLTHGWALSYQRELWGKSVLEVAYIGRRGQNLFGAYNVNQTELHDNGFLDAFNTVKAGGQSALMNQLLGVDSRLGPGETGSDFLRREFSSEISRDSVAEVADSLAERVQNDQTLSELAGLGPYFFYPYPQYLGGMNVIDSNDRSTYHALEVTWQRRFGNGFGYLLGYTLSQSKDTRSFDPAFTRVSTGTNQSASSTPFDIQNRELNFAPSDFDRTHVFQGSFVTELPFGRGKLVGDDAGPALDALIGGWQVAGILRYYTGRPFTVYSGAHTLSNVVQTPANCAGCSGSAGSVFAEEDGILWYLNGDERAAFSGPEGGGFSDVGRNAFRSPGSFRSDLSVTKRFSLFGTHAVEYRLDITNLTNTPTFALPTSAAVMTNSNFGQILNNVISSSRKIQMGLKYTF from the coding sequence ATGGTGAAGCGATTCCTTATCGTCGTGTGTGCGGCAGCGATGTGCGCCGTACTGATGGGGCCGGCACCACGCGTGTGGGCCCAAGGTACGACGTCGCGCATCGGCGGCGCCGTCACCGATACGAGCGGCGGGGCAATTCCTGGCGCCACGGTCACGCTGACCAACGAGTCGATGGGCGTCTCGTTCACGACGATCACGTCTGGCACGGGTGTGTACGTCTTCGAGGCGGTTGGCGTCGGCATGTATACCGTGAAGGTCGAGCTGGACGGCTTCAAGACGTTCGTCGCGCCGGGCACCATCGTCAACATCGGTACGCCGGCAACGGTGAACGCCGTGCTCGAAACCGGCAGCCTCACGGAGACCGTCGAAGTCACGGCGGCTGCGCCGGCGGTACAAACGACCGATTCCGGGAACTACGGCTCCGTCATCGATCAGAGGTCGGTCGAGTCGCTGCCAATCATTGGCGGCCGCGGGCGCAACCCCCTCGAACTCGTCCTCACGCAGCCGGGCGTCGTATCCGGCGCGAACACCGGAGGTGGCACGCACGTGCACGGCGCGCGCGACCGAGCCTGGAACTTCACGCTCGACGGCATCGACACGAACGAGTCGAGCGCAGGCGGCAGCAACTTCTCGCCGCTCCGTACGAATCCGGACGCCATTACCGAGTTCAAGGTGTTGACGGGCAATTTTACCGCCGAGTATGGGCGGAACAGCGGTGGCCAGGTGGCGATGGTGTCGCGGTCCGGGACCAACGAGTTCCACGGCACCGGTTTTTACTTCGCACGGCGGCCGCAGTTCAACGCCAACGAGTGGGAGAACAACTTCAGCGACCTGCCCAAGGCGGAAGAACGGCTCAACATCAGCGGCTTCAGCGTCGGTGGACCCATTCGCCGGAGCAAGACGTTCTTCTTTGGCAACGTGCAGATCCTACGCGGGCAGCAGCAACACACGCTGACGCGTAACGTCTATACGGAGAGTGCTCGCCAAGGGATTTGGCGGTACGTTCCGGGTGGTCGCAACGCACCCGCGGGCGTCAGCGGCGCTTCGGTCGACAGCTCGGGCAACCCCATCGTCGGCGTGGCAAGCTACAACATTGCGGGAAAGGATCCCCAAGGTATCGGTCTCGATCAGCAGGTCCAGGGGCTCATCGGCGAGACGCCGCTGCCGAATGACTTTTCGGTGGGCGACGGCTTGAACCTTGCTGGATACACTTGGAATCCCGAAGAAGAAGAGGAGCAGCACGATGTGCTCCTGCGCGTCGATCAGGTGCTCGGGCCGAAGCACTATGCGTTCGCTCGTGTGGCCTGGGGCCAACAGAACACGCTGTGTGACGAGGTCAATGATGGCACCGCGCCGTTCCCTGGCCTGTCCTGCCTCGTGGATACCGAGCGTTCACCGTTGAACGTTGCCGCCAGCTGGCGCTGGAATCCCGTTGGCAGTGTCGTCAACGAACTGGTCGTGGGTGGCAATCACTTTACTTTCGATTTCGTGACGCCTGAGGCGCAACCAGGCTTGGTCGATCTCACCTTTGGTGACATCACCATGCCGCACGGCTTTCAGATCGGGAATCTGCGAACCGTCAACACCTACCAGATCGTCAACAACACGACGTACGTTCGGGGCGCGCACACGTTCAAGGGCGGTCTGAACTTCCGGTATCAGCAACACAAGGACGTCCGTGGCTCAGTCGGCACGACGAACGTCAACGCAATCGTGAACTTCGATGACGACGTCAATACGGTCGATTCGGCAGTGTTCGGTCTGCCGTCCGACATCGACGTGGAGAACGACCTGCCGGACCTGCGAGACTCCGTCAACTTCCTCCTCGGCAGGGTGGGTACCGTCGCGCAGGGCTTCGTCCAACAGGGGGACGGCTACGCGCCGGGTGGAACGCCTTTCAACTACGACGCTCGCTTCCCAGAGCTGGATCTATATCTGCAAGACAACTGGAAGATTCGACCCAACATCACGATCGACGCTGGCCTTCGATGGGAGCTCAAGATGGCGCCGAGCAATCCCGAGAATCTCATCCTCCGGCCGAACCAGCGCGTGGCTGTTGCTGAACCTCCCAGCAACGCCCTCACGTGGGTGCAGGAATCGCTCTACGACGACGACATCAACAACCTGGCGCCGTCGGTTGGCGTCGCCTGGGACGTTGGGAGTGACGGAAAGAGCGTCGTTCGTGGGAACTACCGCATCGCCTACGACCGCATCAACACATTTGTCCTCTCCTCCACGATCTTTCAGAGTATCCCCGGCATCACGCGGACGGAAACGAATACGGAATTCGGTCAAAACGGCGGCCGCTTGCCAAACTTGCCGACGCTCCAACCGACAGGGCAACCCGAAGACTTCGTCACGCCGCCCCCGGTCAGTAACAGCAGCATTCACGTCATGGATACGGAGTTCGAGGCGCCCCTGACCCACGGCTGGGCCCTGAGCTACCAGCGCGAGCTGTGGGGCAAGTCGGTGCTCGAGGTCGCGTACATCGGACGCCGAGGACAGAACCTGTTTGGCGCTTACAACGTCAACCAGACGGAGCTGCATGACAACGGCTTCCTCGACGCGTTCAATACGGTCAAGGCCGGCGGCCAGAGTGCGTTGATGAATCAGTTGTTGGGCGTCGATTCCCGTCTCGGCCCAGGTGAGACCGGATCGGATTTCCTGCGACGGGAGTTCTCGTCGGAGATCAGCCGAGACTCAGTCGCCGAGGTGGCCGATTCACTCGCCGAACGCGTACAGAATGATCAGACGCTCTCCGAGCTGGCCGGCCTCGGGCCGTACTTCTTTTATCCGTATCCGCAGTATCTCGGCGGGATGAACGTGATCGACTCGAATGATCGCTCCACGTACCATGCGCTCGAGGTCACGTGGCAGCGACGGTTCGGCAACGGCTTTGGCTACTTGCTGGGATATACGCTCTCGCAGTCGAAGGACACACGCTCGTTCGACCCGGCATTTACGCGCGTGTCGACGGGTACCAACCAGTCCGCATCCAGCACGCCGTTCGATATTCAGAACCGAGAGCTCAACTTCGCACCGTCCGACTTCGACCGCACCCACGTGTTCCAGGGGAGCTTCGTGACCGAGCTGCCGTTCGGGCGCGGCAAGCTTGTCGGCGATGACGCCGGCCCAGCGCTCGACGCGCTCATTGGTGGCTGGCAGGTCGCGGGGATCCTCCGTTATTACACCGGTCGGCCATTTACCGTCTACAGCGGCGCGCATACGCTCTCAAACGTCGTGCAGACACCGGCCAACTGCGCCGGCTGCAGTGGCAGCGCAGGCAGCGTCTTCGCCGAGGAGGATGGCATCCTTTGGTACCTCAACGGCGACGAGCGCGCGGCGTTCAGCGGTCCGGAAGGTGGTGGCTTCAGCGACGTCGGCCGAAATGCCTTCCGCAGCCCGGGCTCGTTCAGGTCGGACCTGTCGGTGACGAAGCGGTTCTCGTTGTTTGGCACTCACGCGGTTGAGTACCGACTGGACATTACCAACTTGACCAATACACCGACGTTCGCTCTGCCCACGAGCGCGGCGGTGATGACGAACTCAAACTTTGGCCAAATCCTCAACAACGTGATCAGCTCGTCACGGAAGATCCAAATGGGCCTCAAGTACACGTTCTAA
- a CDS encoding FCD domain-containing protein has protein sequence MDTEDIRPESIADKVYRLLRHEIAAGQFRPGERIVEKLLVARLQISRTPIREALLRLESEGIVVCNSRRSYNVRLLTVHDVKEIYETLGILEGAAVRQIASVIDDRDLGALRRLNAKMRAAAKQGDLQAFGAWNREFHDVLLSKLENRTLREVCDIVRDRLYTFPVRRHSIPEWLRKSVREHREIIRLAIAKDGEALGAYFRDIHWSYDRNRRYIDDAFDASGEAAVHL, from the coding sequence TTGGATACGGAAGACATACGGCCCGAATCGATTGCCGATAAAGTCTATCGGCTACTGAGGCACGAGATCGCCGCCGGGCAGTTTCGTCCTGGCGAGCGGATTGTCGAGAAGCTGCTGGTGGCGCGGCTGCAGATCAGCCGCACGCCGATCCGGGAAGCGCTGCTCCGACTCGAGAGTGAGGGCATTGTCGTCTGCAACAGCCGGCGCAGCTACAACGTGCGGCTGCTCACCGTTCACGACGTCAAGGAGATCTACGAAACGCTGGGCATCCTGGAAGGCGCGGCTGTTCGCCAAATCGCCAGCGTGATCGACGACAGGGATCTCGGCGCGCTCCGGCGCCTCAACGCGAAGATGCGTGCCGCCGCCAAGCAGGGCGACTTGCAGGCGTTCGGCGCGTGGAACCGCGAGTTTCATGACGTCCTGCTCTCGAAGCTGGAGAACCGGACGCTGCGCGAAGTCTGCGACATCGTCCGCGACCGTCTCTACACGTTTCCGGTTCGGCGCCACTCGATTCCAGAATGGCTGAGGAAGTCCGTTCGCGAGCACCGCGAGATCATTCGACTGGCGATCGCGAAGGACGGCGAGGCACTCGGCGCGTACTTTCGTGATATCCACTGGAGCTACGACCGCAATCGGCGCTACATCGACGATGCGTTCGATGCCAGCGGCGAAGCGGCCGTGCATTTGTAG
- the glk gene encoding glucokinase, giving the protein MLLASDLGGTKTLVGLFKRTGGRPELLDTREFPTLDFPGLSAILVSFLHATGTRPNEIEAACLGVAGPIIKQVVRLSNVPWRVNGRDVIEETGISRLWLLNDVEAMAYAVSALEADELHTLQEGVFNADGNMCLVTAGTGLGQAILVRHQGRLLPCPSEGGHGDFAARTAREIELLQYLTREHGRTHTEHIVSGPGLVNLLRFTSEGQSPLLKENGDRCSDREIPAAITKRGIEGSDPHCVEALHLFLGVFGAAAGNFALQSVATGGVFLGGGIPSKILDAFDLPLFLEAFLRKPPMEHMLKRIPIHVILNRRAGLLGAAVYASAMTGRSLDRSPLVNPVNAS; this is encoded by the coding sequence ATGCTGTTGGCGAGTGATCTGGGCGGCACCAAGACGTTGGTCGGGTTGTTCAAACGAACGGGCGGGCGCCCCGAGCTGCTCGACACGCGAGAGTTCCCGACGCTCGATTTTCCCGGTCTCTCGGCAATCCTCGTGAGCTTCTTGCACGCGACCGGCACCCGGCCGAACGAGATCGAAGCGGCGTGTCTTGGGGTGGCCGGGCCCATCATCAAGCAGGTCGTGCGATTGAGCAACGTCCCGTGGCGGGTGAATGGGCGGGACGTCATCGAGGAGACCGGCATCTCACGATTGTGGCTGCTGAACGACGTCGAGGCCATGGCCTACGCCGTGTCGGCGCTCGAGGCCGACGAGCTGCACACGCTGCAAGAAGGCGTCTTCAACGCCGACGGGAACATGTGTCTGGTGACCGCCGGGACGGGCCTCGGACAGGCGATTCTGGTGCGTCATCAGGGTCGGCTGCTCCCCTGCCCATCCGAGGGCGGCCACGGGGACTTCGCCGCTCGGACGGCACGCGAGATCGAGCTACTCCAGTATCTGACCCGCGAACATGGCCGTACGCATACCGAGCACATCGTCTCTGGTCCCGGCCTCGTGAACCTCCTTCGCTTCACGAGCGAGGGCCAGTCGCCGCTCTTGAAGGAGAATGGGGACCGCTGCTCCGACCGCGAGATCCCGGCCGCCATCACCAAGCGAGGCATCGAGGGATCCGACCCGCACTGCGTGGAGGCGCTCCACCTGTTTCTCGGTGTGTTCGGCGCCGCCGCCGGCAATTTCGCCTTGCAGTCCGTGGCCACGGGCGGCGTGTTCCTCGGCGGTGGCATCCCCTCCAAGATCCTTGACGCGTTCGACCTTCCGCTCTTCCTCGAGGCATTCCTGCGCAAACCGCCCATGGAGCACATGCTCAAGCGCATCCCGATCCATGTGATCCTCAATCGGCGCGCGGGCCTCCTCGGCGCCGCGGTGTACGCTTCTGCCATGACGGGACGTTCCCTGGACCGCTCGCCCCTCGTGAACCCTGTAAACGCATCTTGA
- a CDS encoding polysaccharide deacetylase family protein translates to MVWLLLIGLGATWLAHTAPFPFLLDYGFRSRAVWKMPTRPGDRVVYLTFDDGPNPDATPALLDVLRANDARATFFVIDRYITEDTAPIVARMAAEGHDVALHSDQRELMFLTPDALAEHLGQAARHIQEITGRPPCAAFRPHGGWRGGNMFRGLARLGYRLVGWGWNLWDWNWFRRRRAETIVPRLLENVDNGEIIVIHDGHHRNPRADRRYAVETVERLVPALEARGFRFGTICE, encoded by the coding sequence ATGGTGTGGTTGCTCCTGATTGGCCTGGGCGCCACCTGGCTCGCCCACACGGCACCGTTTCCGTTCTTGCTGGACTACGGCTTCCGGTCACGCGCCGTGTGGAAGATGCCGACGCGGCCCGGCGACCGGGTCGTCTATCTGACGTTCGATGATGGCCCGAACCCGGACGCAACGCCGGCGTTGCTCGATGTCCTACGTGCCAATGACGCACGCGCGACGTTCTTCGTGATCGATCGGTACATCACGGAGGATACCGCGCCCATCGTGGCGCGCATGGCGGCGGAAGGGCACGACGTCGCGCTGCACTCCGATCAGCGGGAGCTCATGTTTCTCACGCCGGACGCGCTCGCCGAGCACCTCGGCCAGGCCGCGCGGCACATCCAGGAGATCACCGGCCGACCGCCGTGCGCGGCGTTTCGACCTCACGGCGGCTGGCGCGGCGGGAACATGTTTCGCGGTCTCGCGCGGCTCGGCTATCGCCTGGTCGGGTGGGGTTGGAACCTGTGGGACTGGAACTGGTTTCGGCGTCGCCGTGCCGAGACCATCGTGCCCCGGTTGCTCGAGAACGTCGACAACGGCGAGATCATCGTCATTCACGACGGCCACCACCGCAACCCACGCGCCGACCGCCGCTATGCCGTGGAGACGGTGGAGCGCCTGGTGCCCGCCTTGGAGGCGCGCGGGTTCCGCTTCGGGACGATCTGCGAGTGA
- a CDS encoding tetratricopeptide repeat protein, translating into MSYLYIERKWGQSRAVLVLPQPRMTQERYTARSIRQRYPHLRDDHLRYLAKWGLIHPARAGGETTYGFADLVVIRQAAAELERGARFRSVVRSLVAEREGQLALDFQSARQESSQARIVTLRPRPQRPTPIEAYPSVTREDQELAERYFLEGTSLDEAGLDMQEQAMATYRKALALDPELVPAIVNLGNIRYGRNEIPEAQGLYERGARLDPSSFEALFNLGNVHHDSGHYAEAAHYYEQALTIDPSYADAYFYLAVTLEKMGRSVEARPHWQTYQELAPEGEWVELAKEFSE; encoded by the coding sequence GTGAGCTATCTTTACATCGAGAGAAAATGGGGACAGTCCAGGGCTGTCCTCGTTCTCCCGCAACCGCGCATGACCCAGGAACGGTACACGGCACGCTCGATTCGGCAGAGATACCCCCACTTGCGCGATGATCATTTGCGCTACCTCGCCAAGTGGGGACTCATCCACCCAGCCCGAGCGGGCGGCGAGACGACCTACGGGTTTGCCGACCTGGTCGTCATCCGACAGGCGGCAGCCGAGCTCGAGCGAGGCGCCCGCTTTCGCAGCGTGGTCCGGAGCCTCGTGGCCGAGCGCGAGGGACAGCTCGCGCTCGACTTCCAGTCTGCGCGCCAGGAGTCCTCTCAGGCGCGCATCGTCACCTTGCGACCGCGGCCGCAGCGCCCGACGCCGATCGAGGCGTATCCCTCGGTGACGCGCGAAGACCAGGAGCTGGCCGAGCGGTACTTCCTCGAGGGCACGTCGCTGGACGAGGCCGGACTGGACATGCAGGAACAGGCCATGGCCACGTACCGCAAGGCGCTGGCCCTCGACCCGGAGCTCGTCCCCGCCATCGTCAACCTCGGGAACATCCGCTATGGACGCAACGAGATTCCAGAGGCGCAAGGCCTCTATGAGCGCGGCGCCCGCCTCGATCCGTCCTCCTTCGAAGCGCTCTTCAATCTCGGCAACGTCCACCACGACAGCGGCCACTACGCTGAGGCTGCCCACTACTACGAGCAAGCGCTGACGATCGATCCGAGCTACGCCGACGCGTACTTTTACCTGGCCGTTACCCTCGAGAAGATGGGCCGGTCGGTTGAAGCCCGGCCCCACTGGCAGACGTACCAAGAGCTCGCGCCTGAGGGGGAGTGGGTCGAGCTGGCAAAGGAGTTTTCGGAGTAA
- the infA gene encoding translation initiation factor IF-1, producing MSKDDLIDIQGTVLAVHSGGIYRVQSDSGQEVLAQLSGRMRRFRIKVVPGDRVTVGISPYDPVRGIITFRAK from the coding sequence TTGAGCAAAGATGATCTGATCGATATTCAGGGAACGGTGCTTGCCGTGCACAGCGGCGGCATCTACCGTGTGCAATCCGACTCGGGCCAAGAAGTGCTCGCGCAACTCAGCGGCCGAATGCGGCGATTCCGCATCAAGGTGGTGCCGGGCGACCGAGTCACCGTTGGTATCTCCCCATACGATCCGGTGCGCGGCATCATCACGTTCCGGGCCAAGTGA
- a CDS encoding metal transporter yields the protein MKPEVASHSPRLAPALGRPRAALWLVALLPLVLLGLLLALLAWQGPSELVRGTNVPPTERLTFQAVQLRPEGMVATVLNDGPDPVTIAQVQVDDAYWSFSAEPSATLGHLGRARLTIPYPWVWGEAHALRLVTSTGVTFDHEIAVAIETPQASPRAVLAFALIGLYVGVIPVAIGLLWRSMVVRLGRGGLDFVLALTIGLLLFLLVDASGEGLELAAGLPGSFQGPVLFVFGAAAAYLALETLGAWLRRARAGRAGDRTGWVLALLVAIGIGLHNFGEGLAIGAAFALGEAALGTMLIVGFTLHNTTEGLAIVAPLARERVRLWNLVKLGLVAGAPTIAGAWLGGFVYSPVWSVLFLAIGAGAIAQVVVQIARQMAGDQPISSYFTRTATAAGLMSGVAVMYVTGMLVG from the coding sequence ATGAAACCTGAGGTGGCGTCGCACTCGCCGAGGCTGGCGCCCGCCCTTGGCCGGCCGCGCGCGGCACTGTGGCTCGTGGCACTGCTCCCGTTGGTGCTGCTCGGGCTGCTGCTCGCGCTGCTCGCCTGGCAAGGGCCGTCGGAGCTGGTGCGCGGCACGAACGTCCCGCCGACGGAGCGTCTGACGTTCCAGGCGGTGCAGCTCCGTCCGGAGGGCATGGTCGCCACGGTGCTCAACGACGGTCCCGACCCCGTCACGATTGCCCAGGTGCAAGTAGACGATGCGTATTGGTCGTTCTCGGCGGAGCCCAGCGCGACGCTCGGCCACCTCGGACGAGCGCGGTTGACGATCCCGTATCCGTGGGTTTGGGGTGAAGCGCACGCACTGCGTCTCGTGACCTCGACGGGTGTGACCTTCGACCACGAGATTGCCGTGGCGATCGAGACGCCGCAGGCAAGCCCGCGAGCCGTGCTGGCGTTCGCGCTCATTGGCCTGTATGTGGGCGTGATCCCGGTGGCAATCGGCCTACTCTGGCGCTCGATGGTCGTCCGCCTCGGCCGGGGAGGACTCGATTTCGTGCTTGCGCTGACGATCGGTCTCCTCCTCTTCCTGTTGGTGGACGCAAGCGGTGAGGGACTGGAGCTCGCCGCGGGGCTGCCAGGCTCGTTCCAGGGGCCCGTCCTCTTCGTGTTCGGCGCAGCGGCCGCCTATCTCGCGTTGGAAACGCTCGGCGCGTGGTTGCGTCGAGCGCGGGCGGGGCGCGCAGGCGATCGGACGGGCTGGGTATTGGCGCTGCTGGTCGCCATTGGCATTGGCCTGCACAACTTCGGCGAAGGCCTGGCGATTGGCGCCGCGTTCGCGCTGGGCGAAGCTGCACTGGGAACGATGCTCATCGTAGGCTTTACGTTGCACAACACGACCGAGGGTCTCGCCATCGTTGCCCCGCTCGCCCGCGAGCGCGTTCGCCTGTGGAATCTCGTCAAGCTCGGTCTCGTGGCTGGAGCGCCGACCATTGCAGGCGCCTGGCTCGGCGGCTTCGTGTATTCGCCGGTCTGGTCGGTCCTGTTCCTCGCGATTGGCGCCGGCGCGATCGCGCAGGTGGTCGTGCAGATTGCCCGGCAGATGGCGGGAGATCAGCCAATCAGCAGTTACTTCACGAGAACGGCGACAGCGGCCGGGCTGATGAGCGGCGTCGCGGTCATGTACGTCACAGGCATGCTCGTGGGGTAA
- a CDS encoding multicopper oxidase domain-containing protein produces MGTVTRRSWLRFAGLGSLVGSAGVLARQTAALQRDGAHAPLTHETSPSHQGHVMGPVGHVGTDQFNPTSFVRAWNFSDLAANERAKYYRETRQPDGTLLREYNLFAVDREIEIAPGVFFPAWTYNGQVPGPTIRATEGDRVRVTFVNQSTHPHTIHFHGWHPPEMDGSLPEHQVPPGGRFLYEFTAEPFGLHLYHCHAVPLKRHIHKGLYGAFIIDPRDGSWGSHERTPDELVMVMNGFDTNFDVENEVYAVNTVANFYAQEPIRVTVGRPVRIFLVNVTEFDVLNSFHLHGMFFDVYRTGTRLTTTEHTDTVMLCQAERCIIETTFRYPGDFMFHAHQTEFAELGWMGLFRAEGTRHET; encoded by the coding sequence ATGGGCACTGTGACTCGGCGGTCGTGGCTTCGGTTCGCGGGCTTGGGCTCGTTGGTGGGGAGCGCCGGAGTTTTGGCGCGTCAAACGGCAGCGCTCCAACGGGACGGTGCTCACGCGCCTCTGACGCATGAGACCTCCCCCAGCCATCAGGGGCACGTCATGGGTCCGGTTGGCCACGTCGGCACCGATCAATTCAATCCCACCAGTTTCGTCCGCGCGTGGAATTTCTCTGATCTAGCGGCCAACGAGCGGGCCAAGTACTATCGCGAGACGCGGCAGCCGGACGGCACGCTGCTTCGCGAGTACAACCTGTTTGCGGTCGATCGTGAGATTGAGATCGCGCCAGGGGTCTTCTTTCCGGCCTGGACCTACAACGGCCAAGTGCCGGGCCCAACGATTCGGGCAACGGAAGGCGACCGCGTCCGGGTCACGTTCGTCAACCAGAGCACGCATCCCCACACCATTCACTTTCATGGATGGCACCCGCCGGAGATGGATGGGTCGCTGCCCGAGCATCAGGTGCCGCCTGGCGGCAGGTTTCTCTACGAGTTCACGGCGGAGCCTTTTGGCCTGCACCTCTATCACTGTCATGCCGTACCGCTGAAGCGACACATCCACAAGGGCCTCTACGGCGCGTTCATCATCGACCCGCGCGATGGCTCGTGGGGATCGCACGAGCGCACGCCAGACGAGCTCGTCATGGTGATGAACGGGTTCGACACGAACTTCGATGTCGAGAATGAGGTGTACGCGGTCAACACGGTGGCGAACTTCTATGCGCAGGAGCCCATTCGTGTGACCGTTGGACGGCCCGTTCGGATCTTCCTCGTGAACGTGACCGAGTTCGATGTCCTGAACAGCTTTCATTTGCACGGAATGTTCTTCGACGTGTACCGCACGGGCACGCGGCTTACGACGACCGAGCACACCGATACCGTCATGCTGTGTCAGGCAGAGCGGTGCATCATCGAAACGACGTTCCGCTACCCGGGCGATTTCATGTTCCATGCGCATCAGACCGAGTTCGCGGAGCTCGGCTGGATGGGCCTGTTCCGTGCTGAGGGCACTCGCCATGAAACCTGA